A genomic stretch from Chitinophaga agri includes:
- a CDS encoding glycosyltransferase encodes MSLIRNRDIVIIGLQQWYTPIGSNCKNIALQFARHNRVLYVNAPLDRRTILHQKDDPNVIYHLKTIQKKEPAIVPVRENLWSYYPSAVLESINWLPAPARPIFSLLNKRNNRKFAASIREAMNQLGFRDVILFNDNDIFRGFYMKELLKPSTYIYYSRDYLLGVDYWRKHGEKLEPLHIAKADIAVANSNYLTDILRKYNPNSYYVGQGCDLSLFDVTRQYAKPADVQQIKGPIVGYVGALNSLRLDLGIIEHVAREKKEWSIVLVGPEDEAFQKSVLHTLPNVHFLGRKDLKDLPSYIASFDVCINPQQVNVLTIGNYPLKIDEYLALGKPVVATATRTMEFFDSHTYLARNANEYVTLISKAIMEDNTTLREQRIAFARSHSWENAVTAIYEAILNTA; translated from the coding sequence GTGTCACTTATCAGGAACCGGGATATTGTTATCATTGGCTTACAACAGTGGTATACCCCTATCGGAAGTAATTGTAAGAATATAGCTTTGCAATTTGCGCGCCATAACCGCGTATTGTATGTCAACGCACCGCTTGACAGAAGAACGATCCTGCACCAGAAGGATGATCCGAACGTTATTTACCATCTGAAAACTATACAGAAGAAAGAGCCAGCGATCGTACCTGTCAGGGAAAATCTGTGGAGCTACTACCCTTCTGCGGTACTGGAATCGATCAACTGGTTGCCTGCCCCTGCGCGGCCGATCTTTTCCTTATTGAACAAACGTAATAACCGGAAGTTTGCGGCAAGTATCCGGGAGGCAATGAACCAACTGGGGTTCAGAGACGTTATATTATTCAATGATAATGATATTTTTCGTGGCTTCTACATGAAAGAGCTGCTTAAGCCGTCCACATATATCTATTATAGCAGGGACTACCTGCTGGGCGTGGATTACTGGCGAAAACACGGTGAAAAGCTGGAGCCACTACATATTGCAAAAGCCGACATTGCAGTGGCCAACTCTAACTATCTGACGGACATTCTCAGGAAATATAATCCAAACAGTTACTATGTTGGCCAGGGCTGTGATCTCAGTCTGTTCGATGTGACGCGGCAATATGCGAAGCCCGCAGATGTGCAGCAGATCAAAGGGCCTATAGTCGGTTATGTCGGCGCACTCAACTCCCTGCGACTGGACCTGGGCATCATTGAGCACGTTGCCCGGGAGAAAAAGGAGTGGTCCATCGTGCTGGTAGGACCAGAAGACGAAGCTTTTCAAAAATCAGTTTTACATACACTGCCCAATGTACACTTCCTGGGCAGAAAAGATTTAAAAGACCTGCCGTCTTATATCGCGTCATTTGACGTGTGTATCAATCCGCAGCAGGTGAATGTACTGACTATCGGCAATTATCCGCTGAAAATTGATGAATACCTGGCATTGGGAAAGCCTGTAGTGGCTACTGCTACACGAACAATGGAGTTTTTTGATTCACACACCTATCTTGCCCGGAACGCAAATGAGTATGTTACACTGATCAGCAAAGCTATTATGGAGGACAACACCACGCTGCGGGAACAGCGTATTGCTTTTGCAAGATCACATAGCTGGGAAAACGCTGTAACTGCCATTTACGAGGCAATATTAAATACAGCATAG
- a CDS encoding acyltransferase, whose product MSTLTSLKIRIKSNPNVKQFVHRMLMPKNQARPRLWVRWMVNPLIHKKGKGAIIRRYSRLDVFPFNAFDLGAGSIIEDFSVVNNGMGDVRIGDKVQVGIGNVLIGPLTIADNVIIAQNVVMSGLNHGYQDVKIPIGQQPCTTSEIYVGADSWIGANVVLTAGVRIGQHAVVAAGSVVTKDVPAFSVVAGNPARLIKQYNPATNLWERV is encoded by the coding sequence ATGAGCACACTTACCAGTCTGAAGATCAGGATTAAGAGTAATCCTAATGTGAAACAGTTCGTACACCGAATGTTAATGCCGAAGAACCAGGCCAGACCCCGGTTGTGGGTCAGGTGGATGGTGAACCCCCTTATACATAAGAAGGGCAAAGGCGCTATCATACGTCGTTACTCACGACTTGATGTTTTTCCTTTTAATGCGTTTGATCTTGGAGCAGGCTCCATTATCGAAGACTTTTCTGTTGTCAATAACGGTATGGGCGATGTCCGTATCGGAGACAAGGTACAGGTTGGTATCGGGAATGTACTTATCGGACCGTTGACTATTGCTGATAATGTGATCATCGCACAGAACGTGGTGATGTCAGGTCTTAATCACGGTTACCAGGATGTCAAGATACCTATCGGGCAACAGCCCTGTACGACCAGCGAAATCTACGTAGGCGCTGACAGCTGGATCGGTGCTAACGTGGTCCTCACTGCGGGCGTCAGGATCGGGCAACATGCAGTCGTCGCTGCCGGCAGTGTAGTGACGAAAGATGTGCCTGCATTCAGCGTCGTTGCGGGTAATCCGGCCAGGTTGATCAAACAATATAACCCTGCTACAAACCTGTGGGAACGTGTATAA
- a CDS encoding PKD domain-containing protein — protein MKHLYSTMFRKLAACLAVLLFTTLAVTAQQKAVSLAGTKVTNSGGYYEYVPPSYAASKESYPLLIFIHGIGELGNGTSDLPSILRNGVPRLIDKGQFPASFTVGGKSFSFIVASPQFKNIPSPVDVLSLVNYLKGKFRIDEKRIYVTGMSMGGGVTEDFASANDSYAKIPAAVVAVAGNMNPRQMTNAPKTLAKNDVPVWFLHNELDPIVPSQYSKDWTSMMGAYTPSPNPQPKLTIFNAIGHDAWSKAYDPAYKENGMNIYEWMLQYQQGGIVAAPPPPGNKKVIAKNNVGNGMWYTDAKAAFNLNPGDTLCIPAGDYEFIQLGNLVGTAAKPIVIMNCGGVVRTGIRTLKTDVSFSIMGGKYVHINGSGTPGVEYGFDVNGQNLLGIKMQGVYLGSGSSDIDIHNFYIHDVMSFLVAKTTQDCSNPQFWEGAYVMRNVKIHHIKARYSDAEGFYIGNTHYTLDFAFCKNIKSHHIENLEVYDNDLQYMAQDGIQVSMADLGENKIHHNLVRYYGRTKIEAQAYGLLMGGGSRVKLYNNVVDNGFMPGIALFGSGISYVYNNTVSNVENGEGINVSDKLILQPVTAYIYNNTIYNTGNTGIKIYAYLTTVGHKVYNNLVIENALGGSYPTDGLYIRGAQNIKLDYGNNLFVTTANAGKVVTSVSSGDFHLTNTSAAIDAGIAKAVSDLGLTTDLDDQKRPVNSGFDVGAYEYQGPKAPSNGNKLPTANAGKDITITLPTNTVTLDGTASIDTDGKISRYAWKKLSGPAGGTISNAATATTSVTGLTAGSYIFTLTVTDDKSATDVDSVTVNVNPAPANKPPVSKPGSAVTITLPTNTVTLDGNASTDADGRISSYAWKKVSGPAAGTIATPSAAKTTITGLTAGTYVFSLTVTDDDKAANTSNVTVTVNPAPNKAPVANAGSAVTITLPTNAVTLDGKASSDADGTITRYEWKKVSGPAAGTITTPSAVKTTMTGLTQGTYVFSLTVTDDDKATSTANVTVTVNPAPNKAPVANAGSAVTITLPASTVTLDGKASSDADGSITRYEWKKVSGPAGGAITTPSAVKTTITGLTVGTHIYSLTVTDNNGATATANVTVTVKAAPQANKPPVANAGPDVTITLPVNEATLDGSLSMDTDGKIVKYAWHKISGPLGGTIKYKDIPVTSAQLLIEGTFYLALTVTDDDGATDTDTMKLVVKPAAPVVNTPPIARAGNDVTIRLPANSVVLNAAASSDADGIVTKYQWLKVAGKDVRFSNPTGIINVVSGLTEGTYEIELAVADDKNAIATDRVQITVLPADNSTGKPPVSLTQGDLTIQLPVSSMNADGSRSYGNGANITTYAWRQVYGPIQASITTPAAKATAISGLTFPGSYVFELTVTDDKKQSARSTFEVNVMDKGEDGNIVVPEITTYPNPVVSTLNYKQRMKNAGQGTISIFSMTGKTMKTFALPAGDNLQQSLDVSSLPIGTYILQVVYKNSTYKWTTKFIKAE, from the coding sequence TTATCTGAAAGGAAAATTCAGGATTGATGAAAAACGCATTTATGTAACCGGTATGAGCATGGGCGGTGGTGTTACGGAAGATTTCGCGAGTGCGAATGACTCCTACGCAAAGATTCCTGCCGCAGTTGTGGCTGTAGCCGGTAACATGAACCCAAGGCAGATGACCAATGCACCAAAGACACTCGCAAAGAATGACGTGCCGGTGTGGTTCCTGCATAACGAACTCGACCCTATTGTTCCTTCTCAATATTCAAAAGACTGGACTTCCATGATGGGAGCATATACGCCCAGTCCCAATCCACAGCCTAAACTGACCATCTTCAACGCAATAGGACATGATGCCTGGTCAAAGGCGTATGATCCCGCGTATAAGGAGAATGGTATGAATATATATGAGTGGATGCTGCAATATCAGCAGGGGGGTATTGTTGCTGCGCCACCGCCTCCCGGCAATAAAAAAGTGATCGCAAAGAATAATGTCGGCAATGGTATGTGGTACACCGATGCGAAAGCTGCCTTCAACCTGAACCCTGGTGATACGCTTTGTATTCCCGCCGGTGACTATGAATTCATACAACTCGGTAATCTGGTAGGTACTGCCGCTAAACCCATCGTTATAATGAACTGCGGGGGCGTGGTAAGGACCGGTATCAGAACGCTGAAAACAGACGTTTCCTTCAGTATCATGGGAGGAAAATACGTGCACATCAATGGCTCCGGTACACCCGGTGTTGAATACGGATTCGATGTGAATGGTCAAAACCTGCTGGGTATAAAAATGCAGGGTGTGTACCTCGGATCAGGTAGTTCTGATATCGATATTCACAACTTTTATATTCATGATGTAATGTCTTTCCTCGTGGCTAAAACCACGCAGGACTGTTCCAATCCGCAGTTCTGGGAAGGCGCCTATGTCATGAGGAATGTGAAGATCCACCATATCAAGGCGCGTTATTCTGATGCGGAAGGTTTTTACATCGGTAATACGCACTATACACTCGATTTTGCTTTTTGTAAGAATATCAAGTCTCACCATATCGAGAACCTGGAAGTATACGATAATGACCTGCAGTACATGGCGCAGGATGGCATCCAGGTATCCATGGCTGACCTGGGAGAAAACAAGATCCATCATAACCTTGTACGGTACTACGGCCGTACCAAAATAGAGGCGCAGGCTTACGGCTTGCTGATGGGTGGCGGCTCCCGCGTGAAGTTGTATAACAACGTGGTTGACAATGGTTTTATGCCTGGTATTGCATTGTTTGGTTCAGGTATATCCTACGTGTATAACAACACGGTATCCAATGTTGAAAATGGAGAAGGTATCAACGTTTCTGATAAACTGATCCTGCAACCTGTCACCGCCTATATCTATAATAACACTATCTACAATACAGGTAATACCGGTATAAAAATATATGCTTATCTGACAACTGTTGGTCACAAGGTCTACAATAATCTTGTCATCGAAAACGCGCTGGGGGGAAGCTATCCTACAGACGGTCTCTATATCCGCGGTGCACAGAACATCAAGTTGGACTACGGGAACAACCTGTTCGTTACAACTGCAAACGCCGGCAAGGTCGTGACCAGTGTCAGCAGCGGAGACTTCCATCTGACAAATACTTCTGCTGCAATAGACGCCGGTATTGCGAAAGCTGTCAGTGACCTGGGACTGACTACTGACCTGGATGATCAGAAACGTCCTGTCAATAGCGGATTTGACGTAGGTGCCTACGAATACCAGGGACCCAAAGCGCCTTCTAATGGTAACAAACTGCCAACTGCAAACGCAGGTAAAGATATCACGATCACATTGCCAACTAACACGGTGACGCTCGATGGTACCGCTTCCATTGATACAGATGGAAAGATCAGCAGGTACGCCTGGAAGAAGCTGAGTGGTCCGGCTGGAGGTACTATCTCCAACGCGGCAACAGCGACCACCAGCGTTACGGGCCTTACGGCAGGTTCCTATATTTTTACACTCACCGTAACGGACGATAAATCTGCTACCGATGTAGACAGTGTAACCGTTAACGTAAACCCGGCTCCGGCAAATAAGCCACCTGTGTCCAAGCCAGGTAGTGCTGTAACCATTACGCTGCCGACCAATACCGTGACACTCGACGGTAACGCTTCCACCGATGCCGATGGTAGGATAAGCAGCTATGCTTGGAAAAAAGTTAGTGGCCCGGCTGCCGGTACGATCGCGACGCCATCCGCAGCGAAAACAACTATCACAGGGCTGACTGCGGGTACGTATGTCTTCTCTCTTACTGTAACTGATGATGACAAAGCTGCTAACACCTCTAACGTTACTGTTACTGTAAATCCTGCGCCCAATAAAGCGCCTGTCGCAAACGCCGGCAGCGCCGTGACCATTACATTGCCCACTAATGCCGTTACGCTGGATGGGAAAGCTTCCAGCGATGCTGATGGTACGATCACCAGATATGAATGGAAGAAAGTGAGTGGCCCGGCCGCCGGTACGATCACGACGCCATCCGCAGTAAAAACCACTATGACCGGATTAACACAGGGCACCTATGTATTCTCGCTCACTGTAACCGATGATGATAAAGCGACCAGCACTGCCAATGTAACGGTAACGGTGAATCCTGCACCCAATAAAGCGCCTGTAGCCAATGCGGGTAGTGCCGTGACCATCACATTGCCTGCGAGCACGGTGACACTGGACGGTAAGGCTTCCAGCGATGCAGATGGTTCCATTACCAGATACGAGTGGAAGAAAGTAAGCGGTCCTGCCGGTGGCGCGATCACAACGCCATCCGCAGTGAAAACAACGATCACTGGTCTGACTGTGGGTACGCATATTTACTCACTCACTGTTACCGACAACAATGGCGCTACCGCTACCGCGAATGTAACAGTGACTGTTAAGGCAGCTCCGCAGGCGAATAAACCACCAGTAGCGAATGCAGGTCCGGATGTTACGATCACCCTGCCTGTAAACGAAGCAACACTGGACGGGTCCCTGTCAATGGACACGGATGGTAAGATCGTGAAATATGCATGGCATAAGATCAGCGGGCCACTCGGTGGTACGATCAAGTACAAGGACATACCTGTAACGAGCGCGCAACTGTTGATAGAAGGTACTTTCTACCTGGCACTCACCGTAACTGACGACGATGGTGCTACTGATACAGACACAATGAAGCTGGTCGTGAAACCTGCTGCACCTGTGGTGAACACGCCGCCGATCGCAAGAGCAGGTAATGATGTGACGATCAGACTGCCGGCTAACAGTGTAGTACTGAACGCAGCTGCTTCTTCTGATGCAGATGGTATCGTAACAAAATACCAGTGGCTGAAAGTAGCAGGTAAAGACGTACGGTTCTCTAATCCGACCGGTATTATTAACGTAGTCTCCGGCCTCACCGAGGGTACTTACGAAATAGAACTGGCCGTAGCAGACGATAAGAATGCCATTGCCACTGATAGGGTGCAGATCACGGTACTGCCGGCTGATAACAGCACCGGTAAGCCACCGGTATCCCTGACACAGGGCGACCTGACCATCCAGCTGCCTGTTTCAAGCATGAATGCGGATGGTAGCAGATCTTACGGAAACGGGGCTAATATCACTACTTATGCATGGAGGCAGGTGTATGGTCCGATACAGGCATCTATCACCACACCGGCAGCTAAAGCGACCGCTATCTCCGGACTGACGTTCCCAGGTAGCTATGTGTTTGAACTGACCGTAACTGACGATAAGAAGCAAAGCGCCCGTTCTACATTTGAAGTGAACGTGATGGATAAAGGGGAAGATGGTAACATCGTCGTTCCGGAGATCACCACTTATCCGAATCCTGTCGTGAGCACGCTGAACTACAAACAGCGTATGAAAAATGCAGGTCAGGGTACGATTTCGATCTTCAGTATGACCGGTAAGACGATGAAGACATTTGCACTGCCTGCAGGAGATAACCTGCAACAGTCACTGGATGTCTCTTCACTGCCAATAGGTACGTACATCCTCCAGGTGGTGTACAAGAACAGCACCTATAAATGGACGACCAAATTTATCAAAGCAGAATAG